A genomic segment from Paenibacillus sp. FSL K6-1096 encodes:
- a CDS encoding response regulator: MSINVLLVDDEAVDLEWLRRRVLASPLDLAVVGTANSGFNALKIMEQERVDLILSDIRMPIMTGTEFARRAKVINPKVKIVFISGHEDFSYAKEAIQINASGYLLKPVEDKDLYDMIGSLAAALEQEREQSRSFSEALSLVNKELILRWFEDTSPEPAEPHLRSALNPLLQKGAVVAIAEIDDLEWKLRDLSEEEARVKTRQMAGLIKDFVESAKLGTLIPLHHHRFVILCSLAPDSFLSLLDELIRSMAKESPCTLTIGVGRYAQDEAGLHESYQQATAALSAKWLLGKNRLIRDSLESQQGTPGAWTEQTVDQLLEAIIQYDLVAIDDHLLALFRNAGKKDVYELIIRITSKLHADLQQQNENLYELLQWESHQPDILFQFETIHDILSWMRRRFFELSELLYVKRQRQKRKLIDEIMNYVEENLEKKITLKEVAAHFDFTPNYLGFLFKEESGLPFSEYVNERKTARVFELLSDPTLKIYEIAERMGYKNIIYFNRQFKQITGMTPGEYRKKQKI; the protein is encoded by the coding sequence ATGAGTATCAATGTATTATTGGTGGACGACGAGGCTGTCGATCTGGAATGGCTGCGGCGCAGAGTGCTGGCGAGTCCTCTGGACCTCGCCGTTGTAGGAACGGCGAACAGCGGCTTCAACGCGCTGAAGATTATGGAGCAGGAACGGGTGGATCTGATCCTCTCGGATATACGGATGCCGATTATGACGGGAACGGAGTTCGCCCGCCGGGCTAAGGTGATTAATCCGAAGGTCAAAATTGTATTCATCAGCGGCCACGAGGATTTCAGCTATGCGAAGGAGGCGATTCAGATCAACGCCTCCGGTTATCTGCTGAAGCCGGTGGAGGACAAGGACCTCTATGACATGATCGGGTCCCTGGCCGCTGCACTGGAGCAGGAACGGGAGCAGAGCCGTTCTTTCAGCGAGGCGCTGTCCCTGGTGAACAAGGAGCTGATCCTGCGCTGGTTCGAGGATACTTCCCCTGAGCCGGCGGAGCCGCATCTGCGCAGTGCGCTGAATCCGCTGCTGCAGAAGGGGGCGGTAGTCGCCATCGCCGAGATCGATGATCTGGAATGGAAGCTGCGCGATCTGTCCGAGGAGGAGGCGCGGGTCAAGACACGGCAGATGGCCGGCCTGATCAAGGACTTCGTTGAGTCTGCCAAGCTGGGTACGCTGATCCCGCTCCATCATCACCGGTTTGTCATTCTCTGCAGCCTTGCGCCGGACAGCTTCCTGAGCCTGCTTGATGAGCTGATCCGCAGCATGGCCAAGGAATCCCCCTGCACGCTAACCATCGGGGTGGGGCGTTATGCCCAGGATGAGGCGGGCCTGCACGAGTCCTACCAGCAGGCCACGGCTGCGCTCAGCGCGAAGTGGCTGCTCGGGAAGAATCGGCTGATCCGCGACAGCCTGGAGTCCCAGCAGGGAACGCCGGGGGCTTGGACCGAGCAGACGGTGGACCAGCTGCTGGAGGCGATCATCCAGTACGATCTGGTGGCGATTGACGACCATCTGCTGGCGCTGTTCCGCAATGCGGGCAAGAAGGATGTCTATGAGCTGATTATCCGCATCACCTCTAAGCTCCATGCCGACCTGCAGCAGCAGAATGAGAATCTGTACGAGCTGCTGCAGTGGGAGTCCCATCAGCCGGATATCCTGTTCCAGTTCGAGACCATTCACGATATCCTGTCCTGGATGAGGCGGCGGTTCTTCGAGTTATCCGAGCTGCTGTACGTGAAGCGGCAGCGCCAGAAGCGCAAGCTGATCGATGAGATTATGAACTACGTCGAGGAGAACCTGGAGAAGAAGATTACGCTGAAGGAGGTCGCGGCCCATTTCGACTTCACCCCGAATTATCTCGGCTTCCTGTTCAAGGAGGAGAGCGGGCTGCCCTTCAGCGAATACGTCAATGAACGCAAGACAGCGAGAGTCTTCGAGCTGCTCAGCGATCCGACACTCAAGATCTATGAGATTGCCGAGCGTATGGGCTATAAGAATATCATCTATTTCAACCGGCAGTTCAAGCAGATTACCGGCATGACGCCGGGAGAGTACCGCAAGAAGCAGAAGATCTGA